In Actinomyces sp. zg-332, the following proteins share a genomic window:
- a CDS encoding GH25 family lysozyme, producing the protein MKVIKGKNILRNIVTIGIAVTLFSTTVVSGYAEEINTNVSEESNTKVQNTQEKQVENKDEENAEKVKENPQREELDFTANSQLKLESDKIEQYHRMHPELGRAISPVKSNLKDNGSVQSFSNGRTTFAVYYSPRTNTVTHININGGIANFWINSGWENSRLGYPVTPEEKISNNHWIQRFENGTISYRNGAFVTYNGNPIANYYLRNYVGIGHPVSNEKCGLKDGGCVQTFSDGVLTNAVYYSPVTKVATHVNLDSSLAKIWINSGWENSRLGYPIASEEKVDRNHSVQRFENGTLSVKGNGSAIAYNNRPITNYYLNHSELIGHPVSNEKCGLKDGGCVQTFAKYNNLYAVYSSKNGIYHLDLNHPITKYWINKGWENSSLGYPISDIVRTEIGFKQSFEKGTLLYEFGKVSERLSFEGVLKNYIRENAAHIGRAVNNVRCGLKDNGCVQTFSKNNQSIAVYVSSVTPPAYINLETPIAKEFIKSGWENGKYGYPVNIERTIISNKKMQEFEHLIAFYNGNDVIENPKSNPITKHYLRNSSRLIYPTNNIKCGLSNNGCVQTFMSNQNEKVAVYSYAGKIGEIKLDKPYTKVWAKQGWEESPLGYPTYESNNKQYFENGYIQDENTYITDKQAAFTRYYNANKGIYGSKIVSNLRCGLKNGGCVATLEKNNGTQTAIYITPKNGIVPIQIDGPVTKLWIKAGWENSKQGYPISTVYCDPVRCEQQFENGRIIAEKKAYPNNSSRMSGIDIASWQRTLKIKNVPEAQFIIVKATGGTGYVNPFHKTHADQVIQLGKKIGFYHFAHEIGYQGSPEAEARHFVNTVRPYLRYGPMLVLDNESDNRTDVAWNKKWLDEVYRLTGVKPVIYMSQSVVNEANWSSVAQSDYPLWVAYYPRNASTGVAIGSTPYFPIKWWEKAIMWQYTSNLRLPGYGSDLDGNVFYGDAGIWAYYALPR; encoded by the coding sequence ATGAAGGTAATAAAAGGTAAGAACATTTTAAGGAATATAGTTACTATAGGTATAGCAGTTACTTTATTTTCTACTACTGTTGTTAGCGGGTATGCTGAAGAAATAAATACAAATGTATCCGAAGAATCTAATACAAAGGTTCAAAATACACAGGAAAAACAAGTAGAAAATAAAGATGAGGAAAATGCTGAAAAAGTAAAAGAAAATCCACAGAGGGAAGAATTAGATTTTACAGCTAATTCTCAGTTGAAGTTGGAAAGCGATAAGATCGAGCAGTACCATAGAATGCACCCTGAATTGGGTAGAGCAATATCTCCTGTTAAAAGTAACTTGAAAGATAACGGCTCTGTTCAAAGTTTTAGTAACGGTCGAACCACTTTTGCTGTTTATTATTCTCCTAGAACTAATACTGTCACACATATTAATATAAATGGTGGTATTGCTAATTTCTGGATTAATAGTGGTTGGGAGAACTCAAGGCTAGGTTATCCGGTTACTCCTGAGGAAAAAATTAGTAATAATCACTGGATTCAGCGTTTTGAAAATGGAACTATTTCATATCGTAACGGAGCGTTTGTTACATATAATGGGAATCCTATAGCAAATTATTACTTGCGAAACTATGTAGGTATTGGACATCCTGTGTCTAATGAAAAATGTGGTTTGAAAGATGGCGGTTGTGTTCAGACTTTCAGTGATGGTGTATTGACTAATGCTGTTTATTACTCTCCTGTAACTAAGGTTGCTACACACGTTAATCTAGACAGCTCATTAGCTAAAATTTGGATTAATAGCGGTTGGGAGAACTCAAGGCTAGGCTATCCGATAGCTTCTGAAGAAAAAGTAGATAGAAACCATTCAGTTCAGCGTTTTGAAAACGGAACTCTTTCTGTAAAAGGTAACGGCTCTGCTATTGCTTATAATAATCGCCCTATAACTAACTATTATTTGAATCACTCCGAACTTATTGGACATCCTGTGTCTAATGAAAAATGTGGTTTGAAAGATGGTGGTTGTGTTCAGACTTTCGCTAAGTACAATAACTTGTATGCTGTTTACTCATCAAAAAATGGTATTTATCATTTAGATTTGAATCATCCTATTACTAAATATTGGATAAATAAAGGCTGGGAAAACTCTTCTTTAGGTTATCCAATCTCTGATATTGTTCGAACAGAGATCGGTTTTAAACAATCATTTGAAAAAGGTACACTTTTATATGAGTTTGGAAAGGTATCTGAAAGACTGTCATTTGAGGGTGTTTTGAAAAACTATATTAGAGAAAACGCTGCTCATATAGGACGCGCTGTAAATAATGTGCGTTGTGGCTTGAAAGATAATGGTTGTGTTCAGACTTTCAGTAAAAATAATCAGTCAATAGCTGTTTATGTCAGTTCAGTAACTCCACCTGCATATATTAATTTAGAAACTCCTATTGCAAAGGAATTTATTAAATCTGGTTGGGAAAACGGAAAATATGGATATCCTGTAAATATAGAAAGAACAATTATTTCCAATAAGAAAATGCAAGAATTCGAGCATTTGATTGCTTTCTATAATGGAAATGATGTAATAGAAAATCCTAAGTCGAATCCAATAACTAAACATTACTTGCGAAATAGTAGCAGACTTATCTATCCTACAAACAATATTAAATGTGGTTTGAGTAATAATGGTTGTGTTCAGACTTTTATGTCTAACCAAAATGAAAAAGTTGCAGTATATTCCTATGCAGGAAAAATTGGTGAAATAAAACTTGATAAGCCTTATACGAAAGTTTGGGCTAAACAAGGTTGGGAAGAATCACCATTAGGATATCCAACTTATGAGTCCAACAATAAGCAGTATTTTGAAAATGGCTACATTCAAGATGAAAATACTTATATTACGGACAAACAAGCTGCTTTTACTAGGTATTACAATGCTAATAAAGGTATTTATGGTTCAAAAATAGTTAGTAATTTGCGTTGTGGTTTAAAAAATGGTGGGTGTGTAGCTACATTAGAAAAAAATAATGGAACTCAAACAGCTATATACATAACTCCTAAAAACGGTATAGTGCCAATTCAGATAGATGGACCAGTCACAAAGCTTTGGATTAAAGCAGGCTGGGAAAACTCTAAACAAGGTTACCCAATTTCTACTGTATATTGTGATCCTGTTAGATGTGAACAGCAATTTGAAAACGGTAGAATAATAGCTGAGAAAAAAGCTTACCCGAATAACTCATCACGTATGAGTGGTATTGATATTGCATCATGGCAACGCACACTGAAAATTAAAAATGTGCCAGAAGCTCAATTTATAATTGTTAAGGCTACTGGTGGTACAGGATATGTAAATCCTTTCCATAAGACTCATGCCGATCAAGTAATACAGCTTGGTAAGAAGATTGGATTTTACCACTTTGCCCATGAAATTGGATATCAAGGAAGTCCAGAAGCAGAAGCTAGACACTTTGTAAATACTGTGCGTCCGTACCTTCGCTATGGACCAATGCTTGTTTTGGATAATGAATCTGACAATAGAACAGATGTTGCGTGGAACAAGAAATGGTTAGATGAAGTTTATAGATTGACTGGAGTTAAGCCAGTGATTTATATGTCACAAAGTGTCGTAAACGAAGCTAACTGGTCATCTGTTGCTCAAAGCGATTATCCTCTATGGGTTGCATATTATCCTAGAAATGCTTCAACTGGCGTTGCTATAGGTAGCACTCCATATTTCCCTATTAAATGGTGGGAAAAAGCTATTATGTGGCAGTACACAAGTAATTTGCGTTTACCGGGGTACGGTAGCGATTTAGATGGTAACGTATTTTATGGTGACGCTGGTATCTGGGCATATTATGCACTACCAAGGTAA
- the coaD gene encoding pantetheine-phosphate adenylyltransferase — MVKALVVGSFDPFTLGHEQLVSSALKIADEVHIVVAENVAKKYVFPLNTRIKAIKSLYADENIIVTSYSGLVAQYCEENNIGIIVKGIRNSFDFEYEKNMAIMNEKMCGVETIFVTTKPHLQHISSTLVREMLAFEKDISEFVPSKTVKILLEETKKDESNYE, encoded by the coding sequence ATGGTAAAAGCATTAGTTGTGGGGTCTTTTGATCCTTTTACTTTGGGGCATGAGCAACTTGTATCATCGGCTTTAAAAATTGCTGATGAAGTGCATATTGTTGTGGCTGAAAATGTTGCAAAGAAGTATGTTTTTCCGCTAAATACTCGCATAAAAGCTATTAAATCCTTGTACGCTGACGAAAATATAATAGTTACTAGCTATAGTGGATTAGTAGCACAATATTGTGAAGAAAATAATATAGGCATAATAGTTAAAGGAATTCGTAATAGTTTTGACTTTGAATATGAGAAAAATATGGCTATTATGAATGAGAAAATGTGTGGAGTTGAAACAATATTTGTTACAACAAAACCACATTTACAACATATTAGTTCTACTTTGGTACGTGAAATGTTAGCTTTTGAAAAAGATATAAGCGAGTTTGTGCCAAGTAAAACAGTAAAAATTTTATTGGAAGAAACGAAGAAAGACGAGAGTAATTATGAATGA
- a CDS encoding YfcC family protein, translating to MNKTKKFSMPTAYTILFALIAVVAALTWIVPAGQYETKEIAGKQIPVPGTYHAIENTPQGIFEVLSAPILGFYNALQVAFFIMILGGFIGVTLKTGALDAGFASITRALKGKEKIMIFLLISLFAFGGTSYGMAEETIPFYPLIIVVILSAGYDTITGVAVILLGAGIGCLASTVNPFAVGIASNFAETSMGNGLILRALMLVVGIIITYIFVISYAEKVKADPTKSVVFSTREDDMKHFLHSNNGSEQPEMTWRRRLALIAFAGTFIFMVFSLIPFSDMGITAIPTLGWSFKELSVLFLTMSIIVGVAYGLKESEITESFIDGMRDLLGVSVIIGISNGITIVMNDGNMTATILNLGESSLSSLGQIPFVILTYIFYIPMSFLVPSSSGLATLSMPIMAPLADFAGVTRDIVVTAYQSASGLVNFITPTSAVVMSALAIGRISYDKWIKYIWKYLLAIFVYTIVFLLIGIYI from the coding sequence ATGAATAAGACAAAAAAGTTTAGTATGCCTACTGCATATACTATTTTATTTGCTTTAATTGCAGTAGTTGCAGCACTAACTTGGATTGTTCCTGCTGGACAGTACGAAACAAAAGAAATTGCTGGAAAACAAATTCCAGTTCCAGGAACATATCATGCTATCGAAAACACACCTCAAGGAATCTTCGAAGTCCTATCAGCACCTATTCTAGGTTTCTATAATGCACTTCAAGTAGCATTCTTCATTATGATTCTAGGTGGTTTCATTGGTGTTACATTAAAAACAGGTGCCCTAGATGCTGGCTTTGCATCAATCACTAGAGCATTAAAAGGTAAAGAAAAAATTATGATTTTCTTGCTAATTAGCCTTTTTGCATTTGGCGGAACATCATATGGTATGGCTGAGGAAACAATTCCTTTCTACCCACTAATCATCGTGGTTATCTTATCAGCAGGATATGACACTATCACTGGTGTAGCTGTAATTTTACTCGGTGCTGGTATTGGTTGCTTAGCATCAACAGTTAACCCATTTGCTGTAGGTATCGCTTCAAACTTTGCTGAAACCTCAATGGGTAATGGTCTGATTTTACGTGCACTAATGCTAGTTGTAGGTATTATCATCACTTATATCTTCGTCATCAGCTATGCTGAAAAAGTAAAAGCTGATCCTACAAAATCTGTTGTCTTCAGCACAAGAGAAGATGACATGAAGCACTTCTTACACTCAAACAACGGATCTGAACAGCCAGAAATGACATGGCGTAGAAGACTAGCTTTAATTGCTTTCGCTGGAACATTCATTTTTATGGTATTCTCATTGATTCCATTCAGCGATATGGGAATTACAGCAATTCCAACTTTAGGCTGGTCATTCAAAGAACTTAGCGTACTATTCTTAACAATGTCCATCATCGTTGGTGTAGCTTATGGTTTGAAAGAATCTGAAATCACCGAATCTTTCATAGATGGTATGCGTGATCTTCTAGGTGTATCAGTAATTATTGGTATATCAAATGGTATTACTATCGTCATGAACGACGGTAACATGACAGCAACGATTCTAAACCTAGGTGAATCTTCTCTATCATCACTAGGTCAGATTCCATTTGTAATACTAACTTACATATTCTACATTCCAATGTCATTCCTAGTACCTTCTTCATCAGGTCTAGCAACACTATCAATGCCAATTATGGCTCCTCTAGCAGACTTTGCGGGCGTTACACGTGACATCGTTGTTACCGCTTACCAGTCAGCTTCAGGTCTAGTAAACTTCATCACTCCTACAAGTGCTGTTGTTATGAGTGCATTGGCTATTGGTCGAATTTCTTACGATAAGTGGATAAAGTACATTTGGAAATACCTTCTAGCTATATTCGTATATACTATTGTATTCCTACTAATTGGTATTTATATCTAA
- the rpmB gene encoding 50S ribosomal protein L28, whose protein sequence is MASTCDICGKGPGFGKSVSHSHLRTNRRWNPNIQRVRALVGSTPKRLNVCTTCIKSGKVTRNV, encoded by the coding sequence GTGGCTTCCACCTGCGATATTTGCGGTAAAGGACCTGGCTTTGGCAAGAGCGTTTCGCACTCTCACTTGCGTACAAACCGTCGCTGGAACCCAAACATCCAGCGTGTACGTGCATTAGTCGGATCCACACCGAAACGTTTAAACGTTTGTACAACTTGCATTAAGAGCGGTAAGGTTACACGTAACGTGTAA
- a CDS encoding Fur family transcriptional regulator, with product MGSNMDYSSLLRQAGMRVTSPRIAILGVLEEFPHSDAEFIKDEVMNRLGTVSTQAVYDTLNSLTASELLRRVEPRGIRAVYEINNGDNHHHFVCRSCSVLLNVKCAKGKKPCIDPIMDSDCIIDEAEVIYWGYCENCKDKLND from the coding sequence ATGGGATCAAATATGGATTATTCTTCTTTGCTGAGACAAGCAGGAATGCGTGTTACCTCGCCCAGGATAGCTATCTTGGGTGTTTTGGAGGAATTTCCACATTCTGATGCTGAATTTATCAAAGATGAAGTGATGAATCGTTTGGGTACAGTTTCTACTCAAGCTGTTTATGATACTTTGAATTCTTTGACAGCTTCGGAACTTTTACGTCGTGTAGAGCCTAGAGGTATACGTGCAGTTTACGAAATAAACAATGGAGATAATCATCATCATTTCGTATGCCGTTCATGTAGCGTGCTTCTAAACGTAAAATGTGCAAAAGGTAAAAAACCTTGTATTGACCCAATAATGGATTCTGATTGCATCATTGATGAAGCAGAAGTAATTTATTGGGGATACTGCGAAAATTGCAAAGATAAGCTAAATGACTAA
- the galE gene encoding UDP-glucose 4-epimerase GalE, producing the protein MSSILVAGGAGYIGAHVVRLLLERGEKVVVVDDLSYGSKDRIGDSVFFQLDLACTQSIENLANIMQEHEVRSVIHFAARKQVGESVEKPQWYYQQNVGGMANLLMAMEKTGVKEMIFSSSAAVYGMPPVEIVEEDIEKHPINPYGETKLFGEYLLAGCQKAWGLKWAGMRYFNVAGSGWDDLGDPAVLNLIPMVLDRLQRGEEPKIFGDDYPTPDGTCIRDYIHVMDLAIAHIDALEYLRNNDYIEHNSFNVGTGKGTSVKEVIDMVAKVSGIDINPEILPRRAGDPPQLIGNAERITSTFKWKAKYSLEEIVQSAWDAWQAGPRPINK; encoded by the coding sequence ATGAGTAGTATATTGGTAGCTGGTGGCGCAGGCTATATTGGCGCTCACGTGGTGCGTTTGTTGCTTGAACGTGGTGAAAAAGTAGTAGTCGTAGATGATTTATCTTATGGAAGTAAAGATCGTATCGGTGATAGCGTATTTTTCCAATTAGATTTAGCTTGTACACAATCTATTGAAAATTTGGCAAATATTATGCAGGAACACGAAGTACGTTCTGTTATACATTTTGCTGCCAGAAAGCAAGTTGGTGAATCTGTAGAAAAACCACAGTGGTATTATCAGCAAAACGTTGGTGGTATGGCTAATCTTTTGATGGCAATGGAAAAAACTGGAGTGAAAGAAATGATTTTTTCATCTTCAGCAGCTGTATATGGTATGCCACCTGTAGAAATAGTAGAAGAAGATATAGAAAAACACCCGATTAATCCTTATGGTGAGACTAAATTATTTGGCGAGTATTTACTAGCCGGTTGCCAAAAAGCATGGGGACTTAAATGGGCGGGTATGCGTTACTTTAACGTTGCTGGTTCTGGTTGGGACGACTTAGGAGACCCTGCAGTACTGAACTTGATACCTATGGTTTTGGATCGTTTGCAAAGGGGAGAGGAACCAAAGATTTTTGGTGATGATTACCCTACACCTGATGGAACTTGCATACGCGATTATATTCATGTTATGGATTTGGCAATTGCTCACATAGATGCTTTGGAGTATTTGCGTAACAATGACTATATTGAACATAATTCTTTCAATGTTGGAACTGGTAAAGGTACTTCCGTGAAAGAAGTTATTGATATGGTTGCTAAAGTATCGGGGATAGATATTAATCCTGAAATTTTACCTCGAAGAGCAGGTGATCCTCCTCAACTAATTGGTAATGCTGAGCGTATAACTAGTACATTTAAATGGAAAGCTAAATATTCTTTGGAAGAAATTGTACAGTCAGCTTGGGATGCTTGGCAGGCTGGTCCTAGACCAATAAACAAATAG
- the rsmD gene encoding 16S rRNA (guanine(966)-N(2))-methyltransferase RsmD, which translates to MSSIISGDLQGMKLEVPKKGTRPTSQRVKEALFSTLDHYGLFDIQELLENHRDLAVLDLYCGSGALGIEALSRGYTAATFVDMSANAINCVKENVSKRAGFKKDITYQQSSVSTFLKEHACEGKNQKYLLVFIDPPYDLSAEIVCDNIAKCVNLLAEESILILEQSSRGQAIELPEELEVFSTKKYGETVLYYIQLVVK; encoded by the coding sequence ATGAGTAGTATTATTTCCGGTGACTTACAAGGAATGAAACTTGAAGTACCTAAAAAAGGCACTCGTCCTACTTCTCAACGAGTTAAAGAAGCACTATTTTCCACTTTGGATCACTATGGATTATTCGATATACAAGAGTTGCTAGAAAATCATAGAGATTTAGCTGTATTGGATTTATATTGTGGTAGTGGAGCTTTAGGGATAGAAGCTTTGAGTAGAGGCTATACAGCTGCAACCTTTGTTGATATGTCTGCTAATGCCATCAATTGTGTGAAAGAAAATGTTTCTAAACGTGCTGGTTTTAAAAAAGATATAACTTACCAGCAAAGTAGTGTCAGCACTTTCTTGAAAGAACACGCTTGTGAGGGGAAGAATCAGAAGTATTTGCTAGTATTTATTGATCCACCCTACGATTTATCAGCAGAAATTGTATGCGATAACATAGCTAAATGTGTGAATTTACTAGCAGAAGAAAGCATTTTGATTTTAGAACAATCTTCTAGAGGGCAGGCAATAGAGCTACCGGAAGAATTAGAAGTGTTCAGCACAAAGAAGTACGGTGAAACAGTCTTATACTACATTCAGCTAGTAGTAAAGTAA
- a CDS encoding RNA-binding S4 domain-containing protein: MNKIEIFKIKGIIRLGQFLKLTNMAENGIDAKELIQDGFVSVNGVETTQRGLQLKDGDVVCVNVYNQTLCAKVEQISD; the protein is encoded by the coding sequence ATGAATAAAATAGAAATTTTTAAAATAAAAGGAATAATACGTTTGGGACAATTCCTCAAACTTACAAATATGGCAGAAAATGGCATAGATGCCAAGGAATTAATACAAGATGGTTTTGTAAGCGTGAATGGAGTAGAAACAACACAAAGAGGTCTTCAACTAAAAGATGGAGATGTCGTTTGCGTAAATGTTTACAATCAAACTTTATGTGCAAAAGTTGAACAAATAAGTGACTAA
- a CDS encoding ATP-dependent DNA helicase RecG — MGKEHLEDKNEKEVSEQEINAHIHDMKGDFLKRVSFLQTPLEKIFGDKSAKKLEKIGATTLYELLRLAPRKYYKKGELTKIQDLQEGDYVTVQVKVVSVNMKNMFARKGYMLQVLVTDGTEYLTAKFFAKSQYMLHTHKNILKIGETVLFSGTVSTYNGVKQLVHPEFESIELSEDYKEEVSDLDFSKNLQEYVNKPIPIYPASNGFASWKVKSSIQTALSMVDKSSFDDLIPKILPNPNLYSYYEAIEKLHNPTEEAEYKKARYTLKYYEAFMLNMSIYLRKKSYETYRAFECKTKTDGFADRLVNNLPYELTNAQKRVVAEIQEDISKKYPMHRMVMGDVGSGKTIVALLSMLRVVDNGYQAVLLAPTEVLATQHYEGICNLLGKEVKTILDPLTDINNEVQKVDVNLYTAATPTKLKKEVLSKLATGTPGIFIGTHALLSDKVLVNNIGLVVVDEQHRFGVEQRQKLLEKSEHVPHMLSMSATPIPRTLAVTIFGDMTVSIIDEKPAGRKPIQTFLMNPNKVYVKDGQKKTWQNRLWEKAREEINAGNCIYVVVPKISDGTDERNDLQKPSKKSKTAKASEENKTSSSSLEIISIDEAYSRIKNSEHLRDVKIQTLSSKTTPSEKEEIISNFSTGQAPILISTTVVEVGVDVKNATMIVIMDAHRFGLATLHQLRGRVGRNDKQSYCMLLTDLDDTHPSYTKLEEFSKTNDGFKIAELDLSIRKEGDILGIKQSGRKSTLKFLNVIRDIDIIHKSLADIKENEDIYMSSHDNDKFDEQVEVFFSNFEENYWFKS, encoded by the coding sequence ATGGGAAAAGAACATCTTGAAGATAAAAATGAAAAAGAAGTATCTGAACAAGAAATAAATGCTCATATTCATGATATGAAAGGTGACTTTCTCAAGCGAGTTAGCTTTTTGCAAACTCCATTGGAAAAAATCTTTGGGGATAAGTCTGCTAAAAAACTTGAAAAAATTGGCGCAACTACACTTTATGAACTTTTGAGACTAGCACCTCGTAAGTACTATAAAAAAGGTGAACTCACCAAAATACAAGACTTACAAGAAGGTGACTATGTAACTGTTCAAGTAAAAGTAGTATCTGTAAACATGAAGAACATGTTTGCTCGTAAAGGCTATATGTTGCAAGTTTTAGTAACTGACGGAACAGAATACTTAACTGCAAAGTTTTTCGCTAAAAGCCAATACATGTTGCATACTCACAAGAATATTTTAAAAATAGGTGAAACTGTATTATTTAGTGGAACAGTGTCTACATATAATGGTGTGAAACAGCTTGTACACCCTGAATTTGAAAGTATAGAGCTTTCTGAAGATTATAAGGAAGAAGTTAGTGACCTCGATTTTTCAAAAAATTTACAAGAATACGTAAATAAACCTATTCCGATTTATCCAGCATCTAATGGTTTTGCCTCTTGGAAAGTAAAATCGTCAATACAAACTGCTTTAAGTATGGTAGATAAGAGTAGCTTTGACGACTTAATTCCTAAAATTTTACCCAACCCGAACTTATATTCATACTACGAAGCTATTGAAAAACTCCATAACCCGACGGAGGAAGCTGAATATAAAAAAGCAAGGTATACGCTCAAATACTACGAAGCTTTTATGCTGAATATGAGTATATATTTGCGTAAAAAAAGTTATGAGACTTATAGGGCTTTTGAATGTAAAACAAAAACTGATGGATTTGCTGACAGGCTAGTAAACAATCTTCCATACGAACTTACAAATGCGCAGAAAAGAGTCGTAGCTGAGATACAAGAAGACATTTCTAAGAAATACCCAATGCATAGAATGGTTATGGGAGATGTAGGTAGTGGTAAAACAATAGTTGCTTTGTTATCAATGCTTAGAGTGGTAGATAATGGGTATCAAGCAGTACTTCTGGCTCCAACAGAAGTTTTGGCAACGCAACACTACGAAGGTATATGTAACTTACTAGGAAAAGAGGTAAAAACCATCCTAGATCCTCTTACAGATATAAATAACGAGGTACAAAAAGTAGATGTTAACTTATACACAGCTGCTACCCCCACAAAACTCAAAAAAGAAGTTTTATCTAAGTTAGCTACAGGAACGCCTGGAATTTTTATAGGTACACATGCTTTACTATCAGATAAAGTTTTAGTAAATAATATAGGGCTGGTTGTAGTAGATGAACAGCATCGATTTGGAGTTGAACAGAGACAAAAACTGCTAGAAAAATCTGAGCATGTGCCACATATGTTATCTATGAGTGCCACTCCTATTCCTAGGACTTTAGCCGTTACAATATTTGGTGATATGACTGTTAGCATTATTGATGAAAAACCAGCTGGACGTAAGCCAATTCAAACGTTTTTGATGAATCCTAACAAAGTTTATGTAAAAGATGGACAGAAAAAAACTTGGCAGAATCGTCTTTGGGAAAAGGCTAGGGAAGAGATAAACGCTGGTAACTGTATTTATGTAGTTGTACCTAAAATATCTGATGGCACTGACGAAAGAAACGATCTGCAAAAGCCTAGTAAAAAGAGTAAAACAGCTAAAGCAAGTGAGGAAAATAAAACTTCATCTTCTAGTCTAGAGATTATTTCCATAGATGAGGCTTATTCACGTATAAAAAACTCTGAACATTTGCGTGACGTAAAAATACAGACTTTATCATCTAAAACTACCCCTAGTGAGAAGGAAGAAATAATTTCTAATTTTTCAACAGGACAAGCTCCTATACTCATATCTACCACAGTTGTTGAAGTTGGTGTTGATGTTAAAAATGCAACGATGATAGTTATAATGGATGCTCATAGATTTGGACTTGCTACTTTACATCAGCTACGTGGACGAGTTGGACGAAATGATAAACAAAGTTACTGTATGCTACTTACAGATTTAGACGATACGCATCCTTCGTATACTAAGTTAGAAGAATTTTCTAAGACTAATGATGGCTTTAAAATTGCTGAGTTGGACTTATCTATCCGTAAAGAGGGAGATATACTAGGGATAAAACAGTCTGGCAGAAAGTCGACTCTGAAATTCTTAAATGTAATTAGAGATATTGATATCATTCATAAGAGTTTGGCCGATATAAAAGAAAATGAAGATATATACATGAGTAGTCATGATAATGATAAGTTTGATGAACAAGTTGAAGTATTTTTCTCTAATTTTGAGGAAAACTATTGGTTTAAGAGCTAG
- a CDS encoding LysR family transcriptional regulator, whose product MKLDPRRLATLLEVQRDGGIVSAAKTLNISPSAVSQQINKLETEIGTILINRTPTGATLTPAGKLLAESAERVEAELAETYKNLLQLDGEITGTVIIGAAPTPIQAILIPLVKDIELSLPGVEIVIQEVTEQQGRSLLRSGGIDLLIMERDITDGSVKSAPRGMRDIPFFDEPWLIVLPEHEPIPNSLADMSSRTWLDIEPSTAASEAMERISATIEEIHKVNHRFLDFAVGIQMVASGLGCTVLPQLALQGNIPENVNIVSLPGLGFRQLVIRHRSNVDPTPAVQAIIDEITFKAASIKNQL is encoded by the coding sequence ATGAAGTTAGACCCACGCAGATTAGCAACGTTGCTAGAAGTACAAAGAGATGGCGGTATAGTATCCGCTGCTAAAACGTTAAACATTAGTCCTTCTGCTGTTTCTCAACAAATTAACAAATTAGAAACAGAAATTGGCACAATATTAATAAATCGCACTCCTACTGGGGCAACTTTAACTCCTGCGGGAAAATTACTTGCAGAATCTGCTGAACGTGTAGAAGCTGAACTTGCCGAAACATACAAAAACTTACTACAGCTAGACGGAGAAATAACAGGTACAGTAATAATAGGTGCAGCTCCTACTCCGATACAAGCAATTCTTATTCCTTTAGTAAAAGATATTGAACTTTCCTTACCAGGAGTTGAAATAGTTATACAAGAAGTAACTGAACAACAAGGGCGCTCACTTTTGCGCTCTGGAGGAATTGACTTGTTAATTATGGAGCGCGATATTACTGACGGTAGCGTAAAATCTGCTCCACGAGGAATGAGAGATATACCTTTCTTCGATGAACCATGGTTAATCGTATTGCCAGAACATGAGCCAATACCAAATTCTTTGGCTGATATGTCAAGTAGAACTTGGCTAGATATAGAACCATCTACAGCAGCATCTGAAGCTATGGAACGTATTTCAGCAACTATTGAAGAAATACACAAAGTAAATCACCGTTTCTTAGACTTTGCTGTAGGAATACAAATGGTAGCTAGCGGTTTAGGATGTACAGTTTTACCTCAACTAGCTTTACAAGGGAACATTCCTGAGAATGTAAATATTGTTTCACTTCCGGGACTAGGATTTAGACAGTTAGTCATACGACACAGATCAAACGTAGATCCAACTCCAGCAGTTCAAGCAATAATAGACGAAATAACTTTCAAAGCAGCTTCTATTAAAAACCAGTTATAA